In Etheostoma cragini isolate CJK2018 chromosome 15, CSU_Ecrag_1.0, whole genome shotgun sequence, the DNA window TTTAGTAAATAACTGATAATACACTACAAAGTAAatccagctgcagcagcaggagacAGCTGGCGTATGCAGCGTACGGCCGTGGTTTATGTCTGTTTCATGACAACCATCCAACTCCCTGATGATGTGTGAAATGAGTTTCCTCCAACCGAGTCGATCcattcctccatcctcctcAGGAACCAATCAGCACTCAGCCAGGGCAGTGTGGCCATACGCAAGTCTACAGCCTGTAGACCATCATACATATTGACTTATTTAGCTTCTTCACACACCTTTATTTAGTTGTCAGTCAATGTAAGACTGAGCAGACATTTCCTAGTGAAATGTTACCCCCCCCGCGCCCCTCAGGGGAAGTTTGACACACATGTTTTCTTCgttagaaaagaaagagaaaatgtcttTATCCACCTTTTGTGCCTCCATTAATCTCAATTTCCTTTTGCGTTTTCTGAGGTGTAATGGATTCATTCAAGCAATTATCTGGGTGAGGAGGTGATCTTTTCTTTTACGTATTGGTTTTTCAACAACACCTTTTCACAACTTTTTTCCTCATGTGATGGGAAACAACCTGGGAAATAGGGATGGTACGATACACTTGTCCCACGATGCGATACAATGCACCATTTCTTGAACAGaatgagctgcagacaaatgactgaaaagcattcctttttttacatgaaaaatgccaaacaaCCTACGTGTTCTCTTATCAAAAGTGcaactgaaattgtattttgtgttaaacaacaacatttatcattagatttctaaaaaaaatcccacatgAAAATAACCATTTGAATCGAAAAATAGTCTCGTCAAATAAATGAACTAAGAAGACAAGTGAAATCAAAAGTAGACTGCACTGATTCATTTTATTGTCTCAACATGATGAAATCTTTTGATTTTCAACTGATTCAGTTTCATCACAAcatgcctaaaaaaaaaagagaagcacTTGGCACACTACAACTACCACAAATCCCAAATGGGCGTGCTTATTGTTGTATTGGCGTTCATTCGTTCATTCCTGGGTTCCAGATGGCCGTGATGCTGAAGCCGTGGACCATGCTGGTGGCCGTAGTGctgtgtgtgctggtgtgtcTGGGGACACTCGCAGACGCCTACCCTCCCAAACCCGAGAACCCCGGGGAGGATGCCCCCCCAGAAGAGCTGGCCAAGTACTACACCGCCCTGAGACACTACATCAATCTGATCACCAGGCAGaggtgtgtacacacacagtacttacagtacatactgatacacacacacacatacataacacaGGTTTTCTGTTACGTTTTGTACATCTGTAGTTTAGACAGCTAATGCCTACCACACAATGGAAAAGACTTTGAAAGACAGAAGTCTGACACCATCTCACCTCTAAAGACATCTGTCGTTTTTGTAAAGACTGGGGATCTCGCCGGTTCACTATTTGCAGGACTACTATTTAAGTTCACCAAGACTTAAAGCGATAATATCAAACACGGTTGATTTTGTCAGAACATCAAGATGGGAAAAAGACTGAGAAGGGGACTGAGTTTCACAACCACCTTACACCAAAAGATTGATGCAACAGGATTGCTCCCTAACTCCTGAAAGTCTCTCAGGATTCCGTTCCAATATTGAGAATTTGTCTGCAGTGGAATTCAATTGAACAGTCATTTTGTGTAGTGTACAGTGTAAGATCGGCACGAATGACAGTAGGGACAGGAGCAGTTAATCCAAAATGAGAAAAGTGCCGTTAAAGTGGTGTAGCTCTTGGGTTAGGTTTAGGGACTGTACAAAAATAATTCGGGACGGTGGATTTATATTTTAGGTTTTGTTATAATATCATTATGCTACAATATTTTTGATACAGCCTGATGTTTGTTCCGATCCTCCAAAGGAGGATTTGACTtaccaaatttaaaaattaGTTTAAGATAATGTACCCCATTTTTGATCTACGTGTCTAAATTGAATCATAATTGTCACTATGGCCACCACTGCAAACATTACAAGTGAAACTAGAAATGGTAGAAttgatgaaaaacacaacaaaatgtatttaaaagctAAGAAACGTCTAACAGCAGCTGAATGGGATTAGCCTTTTATGCTAAAacaggatttcatttttttttgattgaagTCAATAAAGCTCTATAAGTATCCCACTTGTACTGAAGCCCAAAGCTCCGTCAATGTGTGATAAACACCACCCCCAgcccccacctccccccccaAACTCCTCACAAGGCAGCTCAGTAGATTAGATTACAGGCCACTCTCCAAATCAAACGGGACCAGAGCAATAAAACCGGTACAGACGGACCCAAGAAAGAAGCACAAATCTGGTTAGCGGGGGCCTGAGCCGAGGCCTGCTGCTCTCAGGTATAAACGTCGCTGGAACGTAAATTGTAAGATGAATATCTTTTGATTTTAAGCAAGTCTGGAGTCATGATCTTACTCATGAAAGCCAAATAGGTCGTTGATATTTAGATCCTGGGGTTAAAGAAGCCTCATGATGCCATGGGAAGTCAACTGGTTCAGAAGAAAAAGGATTTTACATTTCTCTGGGGAGTTGCTGATGAAGACATATCACATGCAATAAAGGTAACTAATGGTTATATGAAGGTTTGGCTGTCCAATCAAATGCCAGGGAGTGTGATGGCTGTCAGCTTTAGGCGGGGCACTCTATTGAAACTGTTGGATCTGGGGAGTCAAGTGCCAGACATGAGAATCATCCTCTGTATTCCTCCGAAAGAGTCCGAAAACTGGTGGAGTTATTGTACTTTCCACAAGTTTTTAATTTGGACATTTATAATCTGAGTCTGGTATTTTTATTAGTTTCAGTTGCTTTCAACCACGGACTGTACATAATGGTGGAAAATGCGTCGCCACTCTCTGCAACTGAACAACATTTAATCCAAAACATACCGGATACAAGCACCAcatcttgtaattttggagccCAAGTCTGTGCAGTAGTGACCCATACACTCACCCAACCAATCAGgagtcaatcacagctgtcaatcatggtGTTTCACTGCGTTTCTATACCATCAAAAAACTTATAAAACCAAACCTACAAAAAGAGTGAACACTACAATGACAGACACCATCTTTGGGGGGAAattgatttgacatttttcaatcacttttgttgacgcttttttatcaatgatttcttttgtcctttttttcaacacttttgaccaacattgaaaaacaaacattgaaaaaaagttcaatgtttgtcacttttttgatgtttaacactacgtaacactaagttattaacttgagtttttgagttatttttggaatcaACAAACTTtgtttataggaaattatacctaatgtttgagttagaaaagagaaattatttagaataaaattgaacaatattaatattgcaaaaccacttcaatttttttttaatgctataaaattgaataagacacccctaaattaatgaaagtagagatttttacttgccaaaaagtgttgtgtggaatcaatcatgttatttttggaaagaATATTAATATAGAAAAaggaccacatgagggttaagacctACACTGCAGCCAGCCTCCCAGGGGCGATCCACATGTTTGGCTTCACTTATACAGTCTATATCTATacactagtctcgcattgccagacccacCTCCACAGTACTGAGGCCAGTCCGCaaggcatttctttaaaacaatcgcAATCGTCATGGGCATTAGccccggacggagccacggtgcctctgctaaatagtctcaggatggaacttcttttggtgaacatgtgtacattcagaagtagttttagccttcaacagaaaacttggattggacagatagtctagctagctgtctggatttaccctgcagagatctgaggaccaggcaaccatagtcctcagattggacagatagtctagctagctgtctggatttaccctgcagagatctgaggaccaggcaaccatagtcctcagattggacagatagtctatctagctgtctggatttaccctgcagagatctgaggaccaggtaaccatagtcctcggactggacagatagtctagctagctgtctggatttaccctgcagagatctgaggaccaggtaaccatagtcctcggactggacagatagtctagctagctgtctggatgtaccctgcagagatctgaagaccaggtaaccatagtcctcagattggacagatagtctagctagttgtctggatttaccctgcagagatctgaagaaaacaaaggaataggaaggggacggacatccgacCTAAATGAGTGACACTGGCCAGAATTTTCGGTTGCATCTGAAAAATCCTGGAAGTGAAACATCGTGGATATAGAATATCTATGCACCACCCCTGGTTTCAAGTCTTACaattacataaaacacacacatctgctttAGCTCCCATCTTGCATGTAAACAGTTGtcattttataacatttcaGCTTGTATTTTGTTGCTGTCGGTGGAAAAGTTAGCATGTCGAAAACTGTTGCTTTGAAAAAGGATatgaaaaaaagctaatttgaaGACATAAAATTGAGCTACTTACATTTGTTATAGTCGGATGAAATTGCCTCGTCACTGTTTACTTAtttgcaaaacacacagacagacataaaggGTGACCAGTACCAttgattaatgaaaataaaataaaataatgatatatAGAGATACAAGGTGCCCAACAGCCATGATTTGCTCCCATTATTTTCCATGTAAGCAAGCACACTTACATTTTCGAAAAATTTAGCATTTTCTAGTTTCCTAATGGTTCTGCAGGAAGTTTTCTATAAATACCTTTACAATGTGGTGCTAATTGGAAAGTAAATACAAAGTTCTGATACcgttttttgtttagtttagttcaTTGAGTTAATATGCAGTTGTTAAGCTTCAGAGGGAATTTAATGAAAGTTCTGCTCGGGATTTGAATGAAAATTGGAAGAAACATGAAAGAACAAACATGGGCGGGTGTTTATCTTTTGGAACGTCGGGTAGCTTTGTGACTCTGATATAATGGTAATTATAACAGGAGAAGCACAATTTaccagtaataaaaaaataaaataaaagaatggaTGAAGATTaagcaaaagacacaaaaagctAACTGATGTTTAGATAGAGTGAGAAAGAAGGACAAATAGaaaagatagacagacagacaacaaataaaagcAGGACCAGCCGTGGAGACCCAGGAAGATGTATTGTTGCGGATGGACCATTATCAGAGGGGTAGTATTTTACATCCTGATGTGTGGCCCTGCATGACAGCTGAGACGAGTAGTTTGAGTGCTTTCATACGGGGCAAGACACTCACACACCTCCCAATGTGTGTAACCAAGCGTAAGATTGGCCGCTGCGGGCATAGTGGGAAGTGAAACAGGTGGTTGATTGGAAAACAAAGGAACTACAGGTGGCGCTAGCAGGGGTTGGATTAGATTGCAATGTTTGgcgcacaaacatacacatgaactcacacacacacattaagaagTAAGCTCTCTGTTAAACAGCTCTTTGGTTCTACAGTCACGGCTCGCTGGGACCCCTGCTTTCCTTATCATGGGGATGATGAGAGTCCTACAGACCTGGAAAtggcactacacacacacacacacacacacacacacacacacacacagatccagacaaatccagacagctacctaGACTGTGTGTCCaacctgagttttctgtttcacGACTTAAACTATTTATGAATGTACACAAGTCCCACCTTCCCTAAGGTTAATTTGCAGCCAAAGTATAAATAATTAAGTAAAGCACAGATACGTATTTCaaaattctacttaagtacagtaaaaaaGTATTAGTACTTTGGGGCGcctggtagagtgtgcgccccatgtactaAGGCTCATTCCGTCCTGCCGCGGCCCAAGTTAAATTCTGACCGCTGTCCTTTGCAACATGTCATCCCTCTCTTGTCACCCCCTTTTCTGTCCTCACTTGTCATTAAAGGCCAAAAAGCACCCTAAAAAGTATTGATACTTTGTTGCATTTCACCACTGGTGGCTGGGGTTGGTTTATGTTAAACCCCGAGGGGTCACCCGATCCACCCCATAGTTGGTCACCTCTCACCTCTCTCCCAGGTATGGAAAGCGTTCCACCCAGGAGGATGTGGTTGCAGAGCTGCTGTTTGGTGGCGACAGCACCAGAGACCAGAGATCAAGGTaaacacatgcgcacacacacacacacacacacacacacacacacacacacactcacacacatacacacacgcacacacaaacgcacgcacacaggcaTAATTTAACTTTAGTTACAACCCCCGAATGATCAAAACTGGCCAACAGAAACGCTCCCCGTCCTCCCTTCCCCTTCCCAACATTCTCAACATTCACCAGTATGCAGAGAATGaagatacattttaataaatcttgCTTAACAGTGGAGATCTCAACTCCCCCCACGTTGAACCCAAAGTCACgccattgcacacacacaaatgagctGTATGAGTACgtgaccagtggtggaagaaatgcTGAGAGccataagttaaaaaaaaatttatttcacagaacattaaaaaaaaattacattgaagaaatacaaaaatacatgtgaGGGTATGGTAGAAAACATTTACGGTAACGGGTTATATAAAAACCACAACCAAAGTTCATCCAATGATGTAGACGTAAACAatccaaattacatttttacaaactttcttttcacaaaataattcCAAGAAATTTGATCAAGAACTGACCGAGGGATGTTTTGCACAAAGGAAGATGAAATTATATTCAGCCTGTGATTAAcagtaaaaaatgttaatgaatatACATAAATAGGCAAGGGTAAAGTAATTCCACACATTGTTATCAAACtaatacacatacatttgtgtactactacaggttatACAAATGAAGCACAAAATATGTTGCAGACTACAGATTGCTAGTATCCGCTAGCACTAGCTAACGTCCACGTTGAGTAGCggctagctaatgctagctagaaGGCTTTGTTGTGACCTTCCCTGTAACGCTACAAAGTCGTGGGTCGTGACTTGAAGTAAGTAAGTTAGGGGCTAAAACTTGTGTCTGGAACGCAGTATTAGTTACGTAGTTCCATTAGTTACTGGCCTGCAATCTACCTACATGATGTACACATGCACTCTTCCACAGATACGATGACTCCTATGTGTGGTGACTCCACCACCCCTCTCCCTCCTTGTCATCTGGCATTCCCTCTGGCTGCGTCCCACAATGCATCTGGAGGGGCCGACATGTGCCTCTCATCTCTCGACCCCTGATCCTGACCCCAGCTGAACACAAgcgctctctgtctttcttgtAATTGCCTCTCATTTTTCTCATtagaacacaactgtacataatttattattgaaattaaaaaaataaacatatatatatacagtatatgagatCAGAGCTACTAATCAGAAGGTGgaattgtgtctgtgtgtgtgcgtgtgtataaaCGTCCCTCTATCGTCCAACATTGTATAGAGGAGGAaatttgtgttttactgttGCTACTGTGAGACGTAACAttagaataaatgaataaaaaactgaTTTGTGTGATTCTAATGTGTCAATGAATCAGAATGGTTTTCTGGAATTTACGTATGATGCATCTCATATCCCAGTCTGGATTTCAGATCAATAAAGTTACTGGACGTGACTCTTCAATGTCAGCTGCTTATTAAAGGGTAACCACCATTCTTTTCAACCTGGATCctattttccttttgtgtgtaagtgactgataataacaaaatctttgaaattggtccagtattaagtgtGGACGTTGTTACACAGACTGGGCTGCAATGTAAGCCTATTGGACAAATGTGCATTGTTAATTTGATCCActaacatttctttattttgccaTTGACAGAACATTCTTCTGTGACAggcaacattatggaaaggatcccttttATTTTCATGGGTTTTGTTGAGAGGAACAAGTCTGCAATATAAATGAGGACATACACAGTGGGTGTTACAACTTTCTGAGTGCTTTACGGCATCCTGAGTTGTTGCTTTATAGTGCAAAGAAAGTAAATAGCATTCCTCTTTGTTAAGAATTCATCACCGCATTAGGGTCCCTGGAAAGGACTGGCAGCCTCTGCAGGCATGTAACTTGCACTTCAAATCGTGACCCATTGGGCTGCATCTATAGGAACATTTGCTGGGTTATTTTCCGGCACATAAACTAAAAGGCCCACTCTTCTGCCAGAGCAAACGGTGAGGGTTTAAGGTTAGGACAACCAGTAGAAGGAAAGGTTGAAGAAAATATCAGTTCCAGTACGTTTAGCCTCCAAAGTAATGAGAAATGACAAACACTACTGTTTTCTACTAGAGACAGAAACTGACAACCTCATGGCCAATTGGTTGAGACCATTTTCTAACTTTCTTCCACTGATTGACACAAATAGGGTTCTGGAGAACCCGGGCCCTCTAAACTCAAAACATTCTTTTTGTTTCGTGCAAATTCCTGATAAACCTGACATGTTGCAGTGGTTAGCACTGTCGCCTCAGACCAAGTGGGTTCTGTTCGTAAAAGCTGGTTTGGGACATTCTGCGTGGAGTTAACATGTTCTTCCTACGTTAGGGTTTTCTCCAGGTTCTCTGGGTTCCTCCCAAGGCCAAAGACACCCATTTTGGGTTAATTGTTGACTCTAAATTTGCCGGTAGGTGTGAATGTTTGTCCGTCTCTAAGTGTCAACCCGGTTTCTGTGATTTTCTAGATACCAGTCCAGGGTGTACCCCGCCTCTCGGCCAACATAGCTGGGATAGCCTCCAGTCCCATGCTACCCCGTAAAGCAGAGATCTTTAACAGGAAGTCCTCAGAGGTGCTGTAGAGAGGCCTCCAAATTACTGATCGATGGTTTAAAAAGTCTCAAATATACACAATAACATGACTACAACGtattattagtttttaatgTACACAACATTGATCATAGGCTTACTGGCATACGGtgtggtagtagtagtaatagtagtagtgtGCACTTCCCCATTGGTGAGGTGCAGTGCAAAAAAGGTGCttgatggaaagaaaagaccGAGACTCTGCTAATTCTCCCATACGTTCTGTTGTGTTGCAACTTTTCAACCCAGCCGCGGAAGACCATGCTCCGTCTCTTTTTCAGCTAGGGTTCCTTGGCCTAAAAACGTTGTTTGGGGTCTCGGAGACTCCAGCTGAACAACATGGTTGAACACATGGCTTTGTATGACCTATCTGTGATTGGTACGGCCAGTGTTGTAGTAAAGATCCCTATTTTCATTTATGCATTCTAACCGATGCTCCGTGATGATAGCATTCCATCTCAAAAATTGAACCCTCTTCCTTAGCAAGTACTTTTTATCCCACCAAAATTCCAAATAAAgattaaatgaaatattacttttttcatcccacaatggggaaattcccttcTAACAGCGGCAGTATTtcacagtaaaaatacaacCCACAAACAACAGATactgtgcaaaaagtactgaatgaatgtaaagtggcattatatgaaaagtatttaaagtaaagtaaggtGAGATGGCCATTGTAAAAAGAATATTGCAATGTAGGTAGGTAAGTTATGTGAAATTCAAATGAATagaataatatgtaattaaataatataacaaaagTAAGTAATCCTGAAATAAATTACATTGAAGTGTgaccataatataaataatattaccAAAGTAAGTactcaaaatggaaaaatataaatacgtACAGATGTACATAAATCTATTTACAG includes these proteins:
- the pyya gene encoding peptide YY-A gives rise to the protein MAVMLKPWTMLVAVVLCVLVCLGTLADAYPPKPENPGEDAPPEELAKYYTALRHYINLITRQRYGKRSTQEDVVAELLFGGDSTRDQRSRYDDSYVW